Within Mucilaginibacter inviolabilis, the genomic segment TTTTATGGAAGTTCATCGATAAGGTTATGGGATACATTATTTGATGATTTTAAACCATTTAAGCCAGCCAATTTAGGTTTTGGAGGTTCAACGCTTGCTGCCTGCTCCTGGTTTTTTGACCGCATTGTTGCCCCTTATGATGCTAAATCTATTGTTGTATATGCAGGTGACAATGATTTAGGTGATGGAAGACACCCCGAAGAAATATTTATTTTTTTTGAACAACTCGCTAATCAAATAGCACAAAGATTTGATGCTATCCCTTGTTATTATGTATCCATTAAACCCAGTATAGCACGCTGGGATCTCATTAATTCGCTTAGGTATACCAATAATATTATCGAGAATGAGATTATCAAACGGGATGACAACTGGAAATTTATCAACATTTATAACAAAATGCTGAATAAGGATGGATATCCTGACAAAGAATATTTTCAGACAGATGGCCTGCATTTAAGCAAAAAGGGATATGCGCTTTGGAAACAAGCTATCTACGCGCGGCTTTCGGAGAATTTTCACGCAGAATTAATATAAATATCACAACATAGAGGCATCTTGCATATAGTATGAACAGAGAATACACGCGATGGTATAGCCCGGTTCTTCAGAAAAATATGGAGATGCTGATATTTGGCTATAGCGGCGCCTCTGTTCTGTTTTTTCCTGCAAGAATGGGGCGGTTTTATG encodes:
- a CDS encoding GDSL-type esterase/lipase family protein; the protein is MYWYEEEVKGLEKERLKLIYEPSTLFYGSSSIRLWDTLFDDFKPFKPANLGFGGSTLAACSWFFDRIVAPYDAKSIVVYAGDNDLGDGRHPEEIFIFFEQLANQIAQRFDAIPCYYVSIKPSIARWDLINSLRYTNNIIENEIIKRDDNWKFINIYNKMLNKDGYPDKEYFQTDGLHLSKKGYALWKQAIYARLSENFHAELI